A DNA window from Ostrea edulis chromosome 5, xbOstEdul1.1, whole genome shotgun sequence contains the following coding sequences:
- the LOC125650423 gene encoding uncharacterized protein LOC125650423 isoform X3 has translation MWIISYILCGSTSGNHKISPILRMCIWLILVITLHITEAYLPGNARRVNSCPEPNNLTAWKIAARKLNCSEYIEANIQKGNLYHCLPSNFLNETIEFCGGSAAIDKGECPVYNYQNGATVPTGRSCEKFTSGCPEPQIPPYHSLQFYKYSECFNINRIDRCYHAEPDCSKVEHRRKTTSLPHINRSSDSSVSGSASSVPGYGTTPTTRSNTDLSSNSNLPVWTVILLTILDLAVFVLVVILIIVIRRRKKEKTELKTELPVVEYNKRKTEDDVNIALLDDAKPCSEEHSKEKCDDLEDKKGDHEKEPNKDNDGTIKESQIHDPKSRKLDNAYAIALQEDPIYTDEEDERWDVLEYNNFYCDLCDEIIKRDLIERFKIRLYDHTDKTTPTDDIQLEQETQILLQHMAFTTTTAEMQSRRLVREMSEICNETSEINATLLFYAYHSR, from the exons ATGTGGATAATAAGCTATATATTATGCG gGAGCACATCAGGAAATCACAAAATTTCACCCATCCTCAGAATGTGTATCTGGTTAATTCTGGTCATCACG ttacATATCACAGAAGCTTACCTGCCAGGCAATGCACGAAGAGTCAACTCTTGTCCCGAGCCGAATAACCTCACAGCATGGAAAATAGCGGCAAGGAAACTGAATTGCTCGGAATACATCGAGGCTAACATACAGAAAGGAAACCTATATCACTGTCTCCCCAGTAATTTTCTAAATGAAACAATCGAGTTTTGTGGAGGGTCCGCGGCGATAGACAAAG GTGAATGTCCTGTTTATAACTATCAAAACGGTGCAACTGTTCCAACCGGTCGTAGCTGCGAAAAGTTTACCAGTGGATGCCCTGAACCTCAAATTCCTCCCTATCATTCTCTTCAATTTTACAAAT ATTCCGAATGTTTCAATATAAATAGAATTGACCGTTGCTATCATGCCGAACCGGACTGTTCCAAGGTCGAACACAG ACGCAAAACAACATCACTCCCTCACATCAACAGATCTAGTGATTCCAGCGTCTCTGGATCAGCTTCCAGCGTACCTGG GTACGGAACAACTCCAACTACACGTAGTAACACGGATTTATCCAGTAATTCCAACTTACCTGT ATGGACCGTCATATTATTAACGATTCTGGATTTGGCAGTCTTTGTCCTAGTGGTGATCTTGATAATTGTAATTCGTcgtagaaaaaaagaaaaaaccgAACTAAAAACTGAACTACCAG TTGTAGAATACAATAAACGTAAGACTGAGGACGATGTAAACATAGCTCTACTAGATGACGCGAAACCATGTTCAGAAGAGCATTCTAAAGAGAAAT gtGATGACCTGGAGGATAAAAAAGGGG ATCACGAAAAAGAACCTAACAAAGACAACGACGGTACTATAAAGGAATCTCAAATACATGATCCCAAAAGTAGAAAACTTGACAATG CATATGCTATAGCTCTGCAAGAAGATCCGATTTATACGGACGAAGAAGATGAACGATGGGATGTATTGGAATATAACAACTTCTATTGTGATCTGTGTGATGAGATAATCAAGAGGGATCTGATAGAACGCTTTAAAATACGTTTATACG ACCATACAGATAAGACCACGCCTACTGATGACATACAGCTGGAACAAGAAACACAAATTTTACTACAACATATGGCATTTACAACAACTACTGCAGAAATGCAAAGCAGACGACTTGTTCGAGAGATGTCAGAAATTTGCAACGAAACATCTGAAATCAATGCAACTTTATTATTTTACGCGTACCACAGCAG ATAA
- the LOC125650423 gene encoding uncharacterized protein LOC125650423 isoform X1, translating to MWIISYILCGSTSGNHKISPILRMCIWLILVITLHITEAYLPGNARRVNSCPEPNNLTAWKIAARKLNCSEYIEANIQKGNLYHCLPSNFLNETIEFCGGSAAIDKGECPVYNYQNGATVPTGRSCEKFTSGCPEPQIPPYHSLQFYKYSECFNINRIDRCYHAEPDCSKVEHRRKTTSLPHINRSSDSSVSGSASSVPGYGTTPTTRSNTDLSSNSNLPVWTVILLTILDLAVFVLVVILIIVIRRRKKEKTELKTELPVVEYNKRKTEDDVNIALLDDAKPCSEEHSKEKFVGLNKRKAQDDVIIALLDDAKPCSEEHYKEKCDDLEDKKGDHEKEPNKDNDGTIKESQIHDPKSRKLDNAYAIALQEDPIYTDEEDERWDVLEYNNFYCDLCDEIIKRDLIERFKIRLYDHTDKTTPTDDIQLEQETQILLQHMAFTTTTAEMQSRRLVREMSEICNETSEINATLLFYAYHSR from the exons ATGTGGATAATAAGCTATATATTATGCG gGAGCACATCAGGAAATCACAAAATTTCACCCATCCTCAGAATGTGTATCTGGTTAATTCTGGTCATCACG ttacATATCACAGAAGCTTACCTGCCAGGCAATGCACGAAGAGTCAACTCTTGTCCCGAGCCGAATAACCTCACAGCATGGAAAATAGCGGCAAGGAAACTGAATTGCTCGGAATACATCGAGGCTAACATACAGAAAGGAAACCTATATCACTGTCTCCCCAGTAATTTTCTAAATGAAACAATCGAGTTTTGTGGAGGGTCCGCGGCGATAGACAAAG GTGAATGTCCTGTTTATAACTATCAAAACGGTGCAACTGTTCCAACCGGTCGTAGCTGCGAAAAGTTTACCAGTGGATGCCCTGAACCTCAAATTCCTCCCTATCATTCTCTTCAATTTTACAAAT ATTCCGAATGTTTCAATATAAATAGAATTGACCGTTGCTATCATGCCGAACCGGACTGTTCCAAGGTCGAACACAG ACGCAAAACAACATCACTCCCTCACATCAACAGATCTAGTGATTCCAGCGTCTCTGGATCAGCTTCCAGCGTACCTGG GTACGGAACAACTCCAACTACACGTAGTAACACGGATTTATCCAGTAATTCCAACTTACCTGT ATGGACCGTCATATTATTAACGATTCTGGATTTGGCAGTCTTTGTCCTAGTGGTGATCTTGATAATTGTAATTCGTcgtagaaaaaaagaaaaaaccgAACTAAAAACTGAACTACCAG TTGTAGAATACAATAAACGTAAGACTGAGGACGATGTAAACATAGCTCTACTAGATGACGCGAAACCATGTTCAGAAGAGCATTCTAAAGAGAAAT TTGTAGGACTGAATAAACGTAAGGCTCAGGACGATGTAATCATAGCTCTACTAGATGACGCGAAACCATGTTCAGAAGAGCattataaagagaaat gtGATGACCTGGAGGATAAAAAAGGGG ATCACGAAAAAGAACCTAACAAAGACAACGACGGTACTATAAAGGAATCTCAAATACATGATCCCAAAAGTAGAAAACTTGACAATG CATATGCTATAGCTCTGCAAGAAGATCCGATTTATACGGACGAAGAAGATGAACGATGGGATGTATTGGAATATAACAACTTCTATTGTGATCTGTGTGATGAGATAATCAAGAGGGATCTGATAGAACGCTTTAAAATACGTTTATACG ACCATACAGATAAGACCACGCCTACTGATGACATACAGCTGGAACAAGAAACACAAATTTTACTACAACATATGGCATTTACAACAACTACTGCAGAAATGCAAAGCAGACGACTTGTTCGAGAGATGTCAGAAATTTGCAACGAAACATCTGAAATCAATGCAACTTTATTATTTTACGCGTACCACAGCAG ATAA
- the LOC125650423 gene encoding uncharacterized protein LOC125650423 isoform X2: MCIWLILVITLHITEAYLPGNARRVNSCPEPNNLTAWKIAARKLNCSEYIEANIQKGNLYHCLPSNFLNETIEFCGGSAAIDKGECPVYNYQNGATVPTGRSCEKFTSGCPEPQIPPYHSLQFYKYSECFNINRIDRCYHAEPDCSKVEHRRKTTSLPHINRSSDSSVSGSASSVPGYGTTPTTRSNTDLSSNSNLPVWTVILLTILDLAVFVLVVILIIVIRRRKKEKTELKTELPVVEYNKRKTEDDVNIALLDDAKPCSEEHSKEKFVGLNKRKAQDDVIIALLDDAKPCSEEHYKEKCDDLEDKKGDHEKEPNKDNDGTIKESQIHDPKSRKLDNAYAIALQEDPIYTDEEDERWDVLEYNNFYCDLCDEIIKRDLIERFKIRLYDHTDKTTPTDDIQLEQETQILLQHMAFTTTTAEMQSRRLVREMSEICNETSEINATLLFYAYHSR, translated from the exons ATGTGTATCTGGTTAATTCTGGTCATCACG ttacATATCACAGAAGCTTACCTGCCAGGCAATGCACGAAGAGTCAACTCTTGTCCCGAGCCGAATAACCTCACAGCATGGAAAATAGCGGCAAGGAAACTGAATTGCTCGGAATACATCGAGGCTAACATACAGAAAGGAAACCTATATCACTGTCTCCCCAGTAATTTTCTAAATGAAACAATCGAGTTTTGTGGAGGGTCCGCGGCGATAGACAAAG GTGAATGTCCTGTTTATAACTATCAAAACGGTGCAACTGTTCCAACCGGTCGTAGCTGCGAAAAGTTTACCAGTGGATGCCCTGAACCTCAAATTCCTCCCTATCATTCTCTTCAATTTTACAAAT ATTCCGAATGTTTCAATATAAATAGAATTGACCGTTGCTATCATGCCGAACCGGACTGTTCCAAGGTCGAACACAG ACGCAAAACAACATCACTCCCTCACATCAACAGATCTAGTGATTCCAGCGTCTCTGGATCAGCTTCCAGCGTACCTGG GTACGGAACAACTCCAACTACACGTAGTAACACGGATTTATCCAGTAATTCCAACTTACCTGT ATGGACCGTCATATTATTAACGATTCTGGATTTGGCAGTCTTTGTCCTAGTGGTGATCTTGATAATTGTAATTCGTcgtagaaaaaaagaaaaaaccgAACTAAAAACTGAACTACCAG TTGTAGAATACAATAAACGTAAGACTGAGGACGATGTAAACATAGCTCTACTAGATGACGCGAAACCATGTTCAGAAGAGCATTCTAAAGAGAAAT TTGTAGGACTGAATAAACGTAAGGCTCAGGACGATGTAATCATAGCTCTACTAGATGACGCGAAACCATGTTCAGAAGAGCattataaagagaaat gtGATGACCTGGAGGATAAAAAAGGGG ATCACGAAAAAGAACCTAACAAAGACAACGACGGTACTATAAAGGAATCTCAAATACATGATCCCAAAAGTAGAAAACTTGACAATG CATATGCTATAGCTCTGCAAGAAGATCCGATTTATACGGACGAAGAAGATGAACGATGGGATGTATTGGAATATAACAACTTCTATTGTGATCTGTGTGATGAGATAATCAAGAGGGATCTGATAGAACGCTTTAAAATACGTTTATACG ACCATACAGATAAGACCACGCCTACTGATGACATACAGCTGGAACAAGAAACACAAATTTTACTACAACATATGGCATTTACAACAACTACTGCAGAAATGCAAAGCAGACGACTTGTTCGAGAGATGTCAGAAATTTGCAACGAAACATCTGAAATCAATGCAACTTTATTATTTTACGCGTACCACAGCAG ATAA